DNA from Balaenoptera acutorostrata chromosome 14, mBalAcu1.1, whole genome shotgun sequence:
ttatttattttttattttttttttatttatttttggctgtgttaggtcttcagttcgtgcgagggctttctccagttgcggcaagtgggggccactcttcatcgcggtacggggaccgctcctcatcgcggtgcgcgggcctttcactatcgcggcccctcccgttgcggggcacaggctccagacgctcaggctcagcagttgtggctcacgggcccagccgctccgtggcatgtgggatcttcccagaccagggctcgaacccgtgtcccctgcactagcaggcagattctcaaccactgcgccaccagggaagcccaagaagtgtgtttttaaaatgctttagagAATGTAACATGGAGTTCACTAGAAATTTCATAGAACTTCAGGAAATTTTTCCACTTAATGTGTTTGAGTTGGCAGATATTTCGGAGCATTCCTACTGAGGAAGTGCCATTCTGGGCTGATGTGGTGCTGGGATTTCGAAAGATGACTGAGGATGAGCTGAAGAAATTCCCCCAACATGTGTTCGGTCAGGCTTTTACGACGCTCAAATGTGAAGGCCCTGCCTACCTCCCGTGGTTGGAGAAAAGGTCAGTTGAAGTGGCTCTTTGCTGCTTCCTTTGTCTGTCACACCCATAAATAACTTCACAGCTTCTCTGTGGTTCCTCACAGCTCTTGTGCACTGTGTCTTGCTGTTCATTAAAGGCTAGGGCTTTGTACAACATTCTGAAGACACTGTGTCACAAGGAGTGAGTCACACCCAAGTTAGTAACACATCCATCTTCTGCTTCACTGTGCACGTTGATGCACGATTTggtccctctctccccaccagtAAGACCCCCCTCGTTGAAACAGTATCTTACTTTGCTCATCCATAAAGTGAGATGTTTGGAGAATATGCTTCCAGCTGTAAAATGATATGATTTATTCTAGTTCTTTCGAGAACTAGGCTTATTAtaagttatttttgaaattttttctcattagtgaaaaagaaaataaccccattattttattttgttatgagCAAGAACTTTAAAAGTGAGGGCTTATCTAAATTAGGTAATTGCTTCCTTACCAAGTTCAGCCCCAAATTCCATGAACTTGCATTTTGGCTTGGTTTTCAGGACTTTCTGTTTCCAGTTGGTTAGGAAACACATCAAGGGTATTTTTATTTAAGACACATCAATAAATCTCTCTTTAGTTTCATCTTGAAATTGCAAGCATGTTGAGGGTTGTGAAACTTTGGCCCTTTCAATCCCCAAGTCTGTATATTTGGTAGATGAATAGGAACAATGCAAATTATTCTGTAAAAGTTGGAAAAGTGACTTCAGGTAAGCAGTGGCAACAATGGCTTGGTCCCAGATGTAGGAGATAGGATAATTAACTggaataattaattaattccaCAATTCTTTGTTGAACTTCTATGTATACCTAGCACTGTGCTAGAAGCTAGtcaaaaatgaaggataaaatatcaattttcttaaggAATTCATAGTCTATTGGGGGTGatggtgtatatatgtgtgtgcacattgATATACATGTTAATTAACAATTACAGTAACACATGTGATGAGGGTTAAATACAAATTTATGAAGGTGGATTGGGAGTGTGGAGGAAGGAGCCTAAGTCTGTTAGGCACATGCTGGGAGCACCATgatatatttttgtatctttataaGTGCTCTTTTCACTTTTATCTCTTAGCAATTTATATGGGACTTTCTTCTTCTTAAAGTTCCAGTTTCATAAAACCTACACTTTTGTGCCTTGTCCCTGGCCCATAAACCCCTGCTTGTATGCTAAATTTAAACCACTGTATATCAGCTGATAAATGAACATTTGAGCCATCGTGTGATGGAGTTACCCATCCGCCAGCATTCCAATTTCAGGGCATCACCATCTTTTCTGAGTGGCAAGGTTGTGTGGTGTTGcatttttgtctttatattataaaaatgccTGGAAAAAGAACATGGGAATTGCTAATGCTATTGATACGTAGTTGAGGTATCATATAGCTTAATAAAATTCAGATAAGGGGAAATTATTAGGCAAGCCATAAGTGGCAGAGCTTTGctgtaaatatatgcatatttattttggGCCACCCTCAGCCAGTTTCACACGAGAACATATATTACCTGAACAATTTGTTCAAGTATCACCTTCTAGAAAACAGGCCCCTTATTTCCATAATAACCTTATTTTCGAGCCTAATCTCTAACTGTGGGATGAAGGCCTGGGAAAAATCTTGATCCCCTCTCATTAGTTGGAAGCCTGCTGTCAGCGTTTTACTTTACTTAAAATAACCCTGAGCGAGTGGTGCTTTGTGCCAGTGGGAGCCACCTCCTGACTGCAACACCATCGGGCCTGATGACCAGCCAGCTGGAGTCGTGCCTTGGAGCATGCTGCTTCCTGTCTGTTTTTAGGTGACAGAGTCAAGGAGAAGAGGTCTGAGGGGCTGCTCTTGTCCCCATAGAGTCCTGGGGAGGACTTTTTAGGTCCATTTGTTTGATATACATGTCCACCATGACAGTGGGTGGGGACACGAGTGCCTCAGACAGACAGTACACACACTACACACAGTCTGTTGCAGGGAAGCCACGAGGAGACCCTCGTCCTAGCtgtcccacccccgccccgcctcctGCTTTGGTACCCCCTAGGTCCCTGATACTTCATGCTTCCTCTTAACCCCCCAATGAGGGGCCTCCTCTCTGTAAGATTAGTCATCCCCCCTTCCCTCAGGCCCTGGCATCTGACCAGAAGGCCAatgtggaggaggaagagggtcaCCCGTTCCCTTTACTCCTGAGGAAGGCTTTGTAGGGCTGGGACTCCTTTAAGCCCAAGGCAACCCTCTCAGGGCAAGGACTTCAGGCCAGGTGGGAGGCCAGGCAGCACGGTGGTGAGAGCGTGGGACCCCTGGGGCTCCTTCTGTAGGCTGCCACCCACTTTCCACCACGGGATGACCCAGCTGGGGAGCCGTACAATCCCTGCTTGTTCCTCACACCCAGGGTCTGTTATGTTGCCTCCTACGCCCCTTCTACACAATGTGAGTGTTCAGCCTGCAGCGTTCTGACTCAAAAACAGGCATTTCACTCAGCAAGCCACACAACAATGCCTTCAATTTAAGCTCTGTCCTtctgaaataatattaatttccaggaaagaaaaaaaaagtttttaaccaCAAATTAGATCAttagcatttttcaaagaacagaaGGAATCATccccttctcaaaaaaaaaaaacaaagtatatcCAATAATACCCAGaacagacaaataaacaaaaacccctGAGGGTTAATCAGCCATGCAGATCATGTTTTATATCTTTGGCCAGTGGAgttatattctgctgctttgtaCTTGCCCTTCCAGGAAATGAATCACAGAGGCAATAAGTCAACTGAGCCCGTCTCTTCACCAGGCATCCTACCTAAATAAATCATCCCGGCTGGAGCAGGATGGTCCTGCCCTGGGAGACATTCAGAGAGCGGGGTGCCCCGTTTCGGTGCTGGGGGCCCTGTAACGTTGGTGCATTGCCTTCTTTCCAGCAGGCCACGCCTTATTCTGTGGCCCTGATAAGGGCCCTGCACTGAGCACAGCACTAACCACACTGAGCTTCTCTCCCTGCACTTTCCTTCCCACTCATCTAATGAGTCCTCTCTGTTACTTTCCCTGCAGAGTCCCAGACTCTTGTCTCCTATAGCTTCTGTTCTCCTACTTGGCCTGACTCACAGCAGTGCCTATGCCACTCCCTCGGCAGTTGGACAGAAATATGGATTGTACATCAGGCATGTGACAAGTCATCCCTGCCTAACAAATGTCCAACTTGCAAAGGTCCCTTCCTGTGCACAGCAGACCCCTGCTCCCCCATGCCCAACACACCCTGTGCCCGCCAGAGCACAGCCTTCCTTTTCCAGGCCCCTAGAGAGTTCCTCCTACTCGCAGCATTGGCCCCTGGCCCTTAACCAGAGGAGCCATGGGCAAAAGTTGGCCTTAGACACAGGTCTAATATGAACGCCCCACTTTCTCCCTGGTTATGCAAGGATGAGGCAGGAGGGCATCAGCCAGGAAAGTGGAAAATGacggtgtttatttatttttttataaatttatttatttatttatttttggttgtgttgggtcttcgttgctgcacctgggcttcctctagttgtggcgagcgggggctactcttcgttgtggtgcataggcttctcactgcggtggtttctcttgctgcggagcatgggctctaggcacacaggcttcagtagttgtggcacgcaggctcagtagttgtggctagcgggctgtagagtgcaggctcagtagttgtggtgcatgggcttagctgctccgcggcatgtgggatcttcctggaccagggctcgaacccgtgttccctgcattggcaggcggattcttaaccactgagccaccagggaagtcctgttttttCTGATGATGGCAAGAAGGTTAGTAGGGAATAGATGGAGGCTGGCTGTGATGCAATGGCCTTGGGGGCTTCCACTGGGGCTCCAATTGCTGCCCTAAGACAGTGGAAGAGGGGAACCCCACCTGCTGGACTGACTAAGGGTGCACGGCTGCTCCCCTCCGGACCACTCTGCCCATAGAAACCCCAGGCCTCATCCACACCTCCTCCCCAAAGGGAACAGAAGCTGCTCCGTGACTGGACGGGGCTTAGACCGATTAATAAAAGTTCATGCAGTGGACAAGGCAGAGATGGATCTTCTGAGAAGTGGGAAATAGAATGCAGTTTATTTTATTAGAACATGCATTGCAGCAGAATGAGTGAGCAGTATGGTCATCAGATGAGGTTAAAATTATCAGGTTAAAATTATATggcaagagagacagagagagagagagacagagagagagagagagagagatttagttGCTTTGTAAgcctaaaatgcattttaaaaattctatctaTGATAAGATATTTTAAGTATAGCTACATTAAGTGTCACTAGGAATAAACAGTGGATTTTCCCGCTGAATCTATATGCATAGCATTATTTGCCAACTGAGATTTtcagttagttttcttttttttctccttttcttcagaCAAATGGACtaaaaattgttaattttctGATTGCTGTTAATAAAGTACCCTGCTTCAGGTTTGAAGCAAGGATGCCAATGTGGTGCTACTCTCTATCTTTTAGGGTTCTCTAGaggaacagaaccaatagaaaaatatatatatatataaagagatttaatataaggaattggttcacacaattatggaggctggcacGTCCTAGGATCTGCAGGGTGAgctggcaagctggagacctagGAGACCCAAGGCTGTAATTCCAGTCTGAAGGCTGGCAAACTTcagacccaggaagagccaatGTTTTAGTCTGAGTCTGAAGACAGGAAAAAGCTGATATCCCAGTCTGAAGGCAGTCTGGCAGGAGGaaggtcagcctttttgttctattcaggccttcagccAGTTGGATGAGACCCACGTGAAGGAGGGCAATCTagtttactcagtctaccaactTAAGTGTTCATTGCATCCAAaaataccctcacagaaacacccagaagaaTGTTTGGCTAAATATCTGGGTACCCCGTGGCCCAGTCAAGCCAAAACCTGGAGTTAATCATCATATACCCAAACCAGGATTTCATATTGTCTTCAGTATTGGCCAACACTCATGTCAAGTCCACTAGGTATTGGGCATTGAGCTGGGTCATAGGTGTAGTGAGAAGCATAAGACATAGTCTCTCCCCTTGAGAAATTTATACTTTATTGATATCAGTCCCCTAGAATTTGTTGTGCTCACGTCTTGTGAAGCACTGTCATGCCCATTATTTCACTTGAACTTGAACTTCACAGCCATCTCTGAAGCAGGCAAGGGAGGTGTCATCCCCAtaacacagatgaggaaactgagggtcagacaTGAGAGGTGAGTTGGCCAAGACCTCAAAGCTAAGCTAATGTGAGGCAACTGGGACCTAAACCCATGCTTTCCAATTCTACATCACCTCTCATTTGGAACTTACTTCATTCTGCCAAGTATTTACACTCTGTCTCCCAACTCCTTTGTCAATCTTGAGGAAGGGCACTTTGCCTTTAAGCAGTACCTTGCACACAGGCATTCAACCTGCATCCTGGTGTAGAGAGCTGCCAATAGTCTTTTTCTCATATTACGTCTCCTATATTCTACAAGTGACCTATGAATAAGATGATAGGACctggagttattgtttaataggtacataGTTTCATTTTGCAagacgaaaaagttctggagttGGAATGAtgatggtggttgcacaacaatgtgaatgtattaaacttaatgccattgaactgtacacttaaaaatggtcaaaatggtgaattttgtgTTATGCGTATTTTActactattaaaaaataagattacagAACTTGGATaaaccatttcttttcattcttgatgTACTTGATCCAAAAAATCATTAGCAACCACAACTGTTATTTAGTCCATCAGCTGCAAATATTTTGTGTTCCTCTTATGCTAGCATCCCTGTGGTAGACGTAAGGAGGAGTGCATGTGAGCCCTGTCCCAACCATATGGTTAGGGAGAACAGAGTAATACACAGGAACATGCAAGAGTTAATTAACAATATGAGACAGAACGTCCAAGGCAGTAAATTTAAGTGCTAAATAAACAGCATGAACAAAAAGTGCTTGGGGTTTTTAAAATACCAGGTTAACCTggtatttatttagcatctagAATGATATAGGAACTCCATTAAACATAAAAAGGATGAAGCATGTAGTTTGCTTTGAGTTTTTGAAATAGCTATTTATTTAGTTAGGTTCACCTTCAGGAATCCCTGGTTTCCAAGGATGTGAGGCAGTCAGCTAGAATTGGGCCTGCTTGGGCCCTGGAAGCTCTGGAGGTATTTGCTCATTCGACGGTCTCCTCAGTTTTGTTCCCGAGTTCCTGTCCATCACTTCTGTAAGGGGTTGAGCAGGAAACTGCTATGGCTCACTTCACGGTCTCTCGTTCTCCCCAGGCTAAAAGGAAGCGGGGGCCTGATACTCACCCGACGAGTAGAAGACCTGTGGGAGCTTCACCCGTCCTTCGACATTGTGGTCAACTGTTCAGGCCTTGGAAGCAGGCAGCTTGCAGGAGACCCGAAGATTTTCCCAGTGAGGGGTCAAGTGCTCAAAGTGCAGGCTCCCTGGGTGAAGCATTTTATCCGAGATGGGAGTGGGCTGACATACATTTACCCTGGTATATCCAACGTAACCCTGGGTGGAACTAGGCAAAAAGGAGACTGGAATCTGTCCCCAGATGCAGAAATTAGCAAAGGGATTCTTTCCCGATGCTGTGCCCTCGAGCCCTCTCTCCATGGAGCCTGTGACATAAGGGAGAAGGTGGGCTTGAGGCCCACCAGGCCAGGTGTGCGGCTGGAGAAAGAGCTCTTAGCCCAGGGCAGCCGGAGGCTGCCTGTGGTCCATCACTACGGCCACGGTAGTGGGGGCATAGCCATGCACTGGGGCACTGCCCTGGAGGCCGCCAGGCTGGTGAGCGAGTGTGCCCAAGCCCTCAGGACCCCTGCTCCCAAATCAAAGCTGTAGGCATGAAATGACAGCAAATGGCCCCAGAAACtattaatcaaaatataatttaagtaCCAGAAGAGATTCAAATAACTTTTCCATTGAATGAAAGCTTAATTGGACATGGCTTTGctttcaaaattagaaatgatgcAATATGTATCAGTAGACTTAAGATTAGTACTAATCTAACTTAGTACTAGACTTAAGTCTAGTACTAATGACATAGGGCATAAagctctatttttattaaaaaatacttgctATAAAGTAAGATTTCTTTAAGATCTTGTGTCCAAGGATCTATGCCAATTCACATGGTTGCAGGGATTTTTTTTGGCTCATAAATCCACAGGAGGAGATAATGTATGGAAAACACTTGACTCACTGTCGGTTGCAGAGCTGCCCATGATGCTCATAGGTTGCAGTCAAGTGAACACTATAATCCTTTAAAATTACACAGTGATATACAATTCAGGCTTGTTCCATGTAGTGGAAGACAGAGCATGATTCCTGCTAGTGCTAGTGGCAACCTCTACTTCCTCTCAGCTGGTACTGATGGTAGAAGATAGGGATGATGTTGCCTACAGATGTGGCATCAACTCAGTTGCGGTCTGGGGTCAATCACCTAAGGGGTGTACTTTCCACTACCACAAATGATTGAGAGCTGGTTTGTTGGATGGTTGACTTTGCCTAAGCATCTTTGAAGATTGAATAGTATGTGCAGCCAAAGGGCTAATTTGCTAATTAAAATGGAACAATCACTCtgaataaaatataagcaaagagTTTTCTGCAAGTTGTTAAAAGGTACTGGGGAGGAGTGGAAATGTATCTCAtgataaaatgagtttgggaattgCTGAATTAATTAAACTGGATTCTTGACTTGGTCTTTAATCTGTTCATGTGTATTGTGAATACTTAGGAGGGTTTTTGGCTGAGTGAATGGTAAAGGAGATGCTATTCATTGAGGTAAGGAAGCTTGGGAGaaatatatgtaattattttttaatgagaatagtctgttttatttgacattttctaACACTGGAGAATTTCTAAGTTTgaatatttctaatttaaatatagGCCTAAATAGTAGGCCTTAATAAGATGTAATGTGTATGGTGTTTATGTTATAgttatcgggacttccctggtggttcagtggttaagactccacgcttccactgcagggggtgcaggttcgatccctggttggggaactaagatcccgcatgccttgtggtgtggcaaaaaaaaaaaaaaagttacagttaTCATTGAAAAGGtgaatgaaaatatatacatgagggtcaaaaaaatatatatgtataattctaattttaatttttgggggATATGGCTTATGTTTAGTGATAATAAGTTCTATTTTAGACATCCTGGGGGGAGATGTGGAACTGGCAAAGAGGATGGGAAAGAGAAAGCCCCCAGCACAGCTCCATTCTTGCTGTTTTGTTCGTTGAGCTtttgcatatgatttttttttaacctcttcattggagtataattgttttacaatggtgtgttagtttctgctttataacaaagtgaatcagctatacatatacatgtgtccccatatctcttccctcttgcgtctccctcccactgtccctaTTGCATATGATTTTGTTTGCAGAGAATGTTGTGCtggaagaaagatggaaagagcGAGCGTGCATGCCAGTGTACTCAAGGATCTTAATCATCCCTTACAGTATTAAAGTTCCCAAGTTAAATCGTGTGGATTCTTTTCTGTGGATTTCCACCAGGGGGTGGTGTTGTATCAAATTCAGATAAACTGGTACATTGGAAAATTTAGAAAGGGCTAGAAATAAAAATTGGATACCAGGTATGTGGAGTATGTGGGTGATTCTTTTGAGGTTTTGGAGTTTATATGCCCCAAATGCAATTGTTTTGAATTCTGTTTAAAGTGTTTGAGAAATGTACAAGCTCAGATAGActgaaaatacacacatatacacacatccatCCACATACTCACACATGCACTCACTACATAAGATCTGTGAGAAATAATATGTTATGACAAATGGCATTTTGAAGAGGgggaatacattttttaatggttaaaaatgaaaattttcagaaTAGGTGTATTTCAGTCATTGTTACAGCAGTTTTAAGTGTACTCAGTTGTTCCTTGTGCCCACAGTTTAGATCCTGCAGCATTTTCATTTCCTGTAGGTAGGTTCATACTCTATGACTATTGCCTATTTGCATGGTCCAAGCAATTACTCTAGTTTAATTTAACTctgcattttatatttctaaagcCTAACATTACAAGACTGAAAGATTAGAGGTTTCTTGGGAAAGTGGTCATGGGGGCATGccctgatttcatttttattaattgataaatatttgctcCTTCTCTTAAaggttttttcattttgatcaGTACCTGCCAACCTGGGTTGCACATTAAAGTCACCGGGGAAGTTTGAAAAGCTAATCATTCCCAGCACTGCTCTAATAAATTAGCATTTGTTGGGGGTTGGGTGGAGCCCCAGCAACAGTATTTACTCATAACCCGCAGAGTTCTA
Protein-coding regions in this window:
- the DDO gene encoding D-aspartate oxidase isoform X3, with the protein product MTEDELKKFPQHVFGQAFTTLKCEGPAYLPWLEKRLKGSGGLILTRRVEDLWELHPSFDIVVNCSGLGSRQLAGDPKIFPVRGQVLKVQAPWVKHFIRDGSGLTYIYPGISNVTLGGTRQKGDWNLSPDAEISKGILSRCCALEPSLHGACDIREKVGLRPTRPGVRLEKELLAQGSRRLPVVHHYGHGSGGIAMHWGTALEAARLVSECAQALRTPAPKSKL
- the DDO gene encoding D-aspartate oxidase isoform X2, producing MDTVRIAAVGAGVVGLSTAVCISKLVPRCSITVISDQFTPETTSDVAAGMLIPPVYPDTPIHKQKQWFKETFDHLFAIANSAEAEDAGVLLVSGWQIFRSIPTEEVPFWADVVLGFRKMTEDELKKFPQHVFGQAFTTLKCEGPAYLPWLEKRLKGSGGLILTRRVEDLWELHPSFDIVVNCSGLGSRQLAGDPKIFPVRGQVLKVQAPWVKHFIRDGSGLTYIYPGISNVTLGGTRQKGDWNLSPDAEISKGILSRCCALEPSLHGACDIREKVGLRPTRPGVRLEKELLAQGSRRLPVVHHYGHGSGGIAMHWGTALEAARLVSECAQALRTPAPKSKL
- the DDO gene encoding D-aspartate oxidase isoform X1; protein product: MDRLPGDQQSCSSTDEMRPMDTVRIAAVGAGVVGLSTAVCISKLVPRCSITVISDQFTPETTSDVAAGMLIPPVYPDTPIHKQKQWFKETFDHLFAIANSAEAEDAGVLLVSGWQIFRSIPTEEVPFWADVVLGFRKMTEDELKKFPQHVFGQAFTTLKCEGPAYLPWLEKRLKGSGGLILTRRVEDLWELHPSFDIVVNCSGLGSRQLAGDPKIFPVRGQVLKVQAPWVKHFIRDGSGLTYIYPGISNVTLGGTRQKGDWNLSPDAEISKGILSRCCALEPSLHGACDIREKVGLRPTRPGVRLEKELLAQGSRRLPVVHHYGHGSGGIAMHWGTALEAARLVSECAQALRTPAPKSKL